The region GCTACCAAGTGACAACGCTGTCTGTAAGGGCGGGTTATATGCCATTAACTATTACGGTGATGCTGAACAGGGTTATGTCCACCAGATAGATCTAAGCTCAGGTCAGTCTGACAAAGTGATCAACCTGAACAATACAGCGTCGAATATCGCTTCACACAACGGCAAACTGTATTTTATTGATCAGCAGAGCAGTAAAACACGCGCTTCTCATATTTACAGCTATGACCTCAGCACGCAGACACAAGCACTGGAGTCTGTCACCGACGGCTATAAAGTGATCCGACTGGCTTATGATGTATCCGGTGACGTGCTAAAAGCCACCAGCCGTACTTACGCCTACGATTATGACGTAACAACGGGTGAAAAGCGTGTACTGGGCAAAATGAAAGCCTCAGATGAAGACTTTAAAAATGGTGATATTGCCTACTCAGCAGACGGCAACACACTGTATGTTCTGACCGGTACTGCACTGTATAGCGCAGATGCAAACCTTGAGCTGACATTGATAGGCAAGCATGGCGTAAACTGGGCTTCCGGACTGGCTATTTCACCTGAAGGGACACTGTATGTTTCTGGCCGGGAGCGCAATGCCGATGCAGCAATCTACGAGATTGATCCTCAAACAGCTGCCGCAACCAAACTATTCCATGTTCCGCATCGAGTGAATGATCTAACCTGGGTTAAAAATTTCTGTAACTAACTCTGTAACTAGCCCATCATTCATCCATTGTAAAGAAGCTGCTGTATGCGGCTTCTTTGTTTTTGCCAGCCATTCACCCTACGCCTAAAGTTGCCCTTTTGCCCCGCTTTGCCGTACACTCAGGCCATTCGTTGTTTAGATCTACAGGGGACAAAGTGTCGTCGTCCAATAAGAAACAAAGTGGCTTTTTCAGCCAAATGATTTTTAACATTATTATTCCAGTGGTTATCCTGACTAAATTTTCAGGCGAGCAACATCTGGGTCCGGCGCTTGGCGTGATCATCGCTCTGCTTTTTCCTCTCGGGTTTGGTCTCTGGGAGCGCAAGAATACCGGTAAGTTTAGTTTTATTTCCGGACTGGGGATCGTCTCTGTACTGCTCACCGGTGGGATCAGCCTGCTGGAGTTGGATGCTAAGTACATCGCCATTAAAGAAGCGCTGATCCCAGGCCTTATCGGTATCGGCATTATTGTCAGCCAGTATACTAAGTATCCTTTGCTGAAAACTCTGATGTTTAACGACACGGTTATGGACATTGAAGGAATAGAAAAGGCACTGGCAGAAAAGGGCAACAGCGACAAGTTGATAAAGGTCCAAATGGGTGCATCAAAAATTCTCGCCAGCGCGTTTTTCCTGTCTTCTGCCCTGAACTATATCCTGGCCAAAATGATAGTAGTCAGCCCG is a window of Pseudoalteromonas sp. R3 DNA encoding:
- a CDS encoding VC0807 family protein, with the protein product MIFNIIIPVVILTKFSGEQHLGPALGVIIALLFPLGFGLWERKNTGKFSFISGLGIVSVLLTGGISLLELDAKYIAIKEALIPGLIGIGIIVSQYTKYPLLKTLMFNDTVMDIEGIEKALAEKGNSDKLIKVQMGASKILASAFFLSSALNYILAKMIVVSPAGTEAYNNELGRMTALSYPVIMVPTMIVFFIALYYLLNSLKKLTGLKLEDMFHDQE